From the genome of Gemmatimonadota bacterium:
CGCCGGACATTGCGCGTGGCCTATCGGGACCCGGTCGAGGTGGCCGACCTTGCCGTGGACGGCGAGGACCTGATGCGCGAGGGTGGCGTGTCGCGGGGGCCGGCGTTAGGCACCGCGTTGCGGCGCTTGCGCGACGTCGTGGTCGAGGATCCAACGCGCAACGATCGGGCGACGCTCCTGGCGCTGGCGCGCGCGTGGAGTGCCGGCGCCGATGCCGGAGGCTCCTGAGATGGTCTTCATTCGCGGACCGCATCCCGAGGCGAGCATCTGGCGCCACTTCCGGGGCGAGGGCGACGGCTTCACCTTCGGCGAGCGCGAGGGGGTGAGCGAGGCGATGGTCATGGCCAACGCCGACCGGATTGTCGAGCTCTTCCTGGCGCTGGCCGAGCACCTGCCCCCGGCGGTGACGGTCGAGCTGCACGACGTGCGCGCGCAGCTGCACTGGCGCGGCGACGACACCGCGCTCGTCGATGCCCGCGATACCATCGCACGCATCAAGGGGACGCTGGCCATGCACGCGGGGGTGGAGCTCACGCTCGTGGGGGCCGACGACCAGCTGACCCTCACGCCGAACCTCGAGATCTTCGTGTACGCGCGCACCGATCGGTGGCTCTACCTGCTGCAGGGGAAGGGGCTTCGCCGACGGAAGCAGCTGCGCCCCCGCAGCTGGCGCCTGGCGCCGGGCGAGTTCGCGCCGGCCGCGGCGATGAGTGTGGCCGTGCGGGACGCCGCCGAACGGCTTGCGCTGCAGCAGGTGCAACGCGTAGCACCGGGCACGGCGTCATGAAGCCCAAACGCCCCTCGCGCGCCGAGGCGTCGCTCTTTGCCCCACCCGCGTCGGCGCAGCCGCTGGCGGCGCGCATGCGCCCGCGCACGCTCGAGGAGTACGTCGGACAGCAGCACCTGCTGGCCCCGGGGAAGCCGCTGCGTGAGGCGATCGAGCAGGGGACGGTCACGTCCATGATCTTCTGGGGACCGCCCGGCACGGGGAAGACGACGCTGGGCTTCCTCATCGCGCGTTACACCGATCGGGAGTTCGTCCCGTTTTCGGCGGTCACGGAGGGAGTGCCTCGCGTGCGGGAAATCATTGCCGAGGCCGAGGAACGGCTGGCGATGGGGCGGGGAACGGTGCTGTTCGTCGACGAGATCCATCGCTTCAACCGCGCACAGCAGGACGCCTTCCTCCCCGCGGTGGAGCGGGGCGTGGTGACGCTGGTCGGGGCGACGACGGAGAACCCGTCGTTCGAACTCAATGGGGCGCTGCTGTCGCGAGCGCGGGTCGTGGTGCTCCAACCGTTGGGAGAGGAGGCGCTGGAGCGGCTGCTGGCGGAGGCGGTGTCCGATCGCGAACGGGGGCTGGGCGCGTTGCAGCTCACGGCCGGCGACGGGGCGTTGGCGTGGCTGGCGCGCGAGGCCGACGGCGATGCGCGACGCGCGCTGAACGTGCTCGAGGCGGCGGCGGCGTTTGCCGGCGTCGGGGGGACGCTGACGGTCGAGGGGCTGCGCGAGGCGATGCAGCTGCGCGTGGCGCGCTACGACAAGTCCGGCGAGGAGCACTACAACCTCATCTCGGCGTATCACAAGGCGCTGCGCGGGAGCGATCCGCAGGGGGCGCTGTACTGGCTGGCCCGCATGATCACCGGGGGCGAGGATCCGATGTACATCGCCCGCCGGACGATCCGCTTTGCGGCCGAGGATGTCGGCCTGGCCGATCCGCAGGCGCTGACCGTCGCGCTCGCGGCGCGCGACACCTATCACATGCTCGGATCTCCCGAGGGGGAGCTGGCGCTGGCCGAGGCGGCCGTGTATCTCGCGACGGCGCCCAAGAGCAACCGTGTGTATGAGGCGTGGAAGGCGGCACTCGACCTGGCGCGCGAGCATCCCGCGGAGCAGGTCCCGTTGCACATCCGCAA
Proteins encoded in this window:
- a CDS encoding replication-associated recombination protein A: MKPKRPSRAEASLFAPPASAQPLAARMRPRTLEEYVGQQHLLAPGKPLREAIEQGTVTSMIFWGPPGTGKTTLGFLIARYTDREFVPFSAVTEGVPRVREIIAEAEERLAMGRGTVLFVDEIHRFNRAQQDAFLPAVERGVVTLVGATTENPSFELNGALLSRARVVVLQPLGEEALERLLAEAVSDRERGLGALQLTAGDGALAWLAREADGDARRALNVLEAAAAFAGVGGTLTVEGLREAMQLRVARYDKSGEEHYNLISAYHKALRGSDPQGALYWLARMITGGEDPMYIARRTIRFAAEDVGLADPQALTVALAARDTYHMLGSPEGELALAEAAVYLATAPKSNRVYEAWKAALDLAREHPAEQVPLHIRNAPTRLMKELGYGKGYQYAHAVPHAYAPQEYLPDRLKDVVLYEPGPFGFEKDIGKRMQWWADLKTRMGGGGDAGAAPAEE